One window from the genome of Streptomyces sp. WZ-12 encodes:
- the orn gene encoding oligoribonuclease, which yields MNDRMVWIDCEMTGLSLASDALIEVAALVTDSELNVLGDGVDVVVRPPAEALTTMPEVVRQMHTASGLLAELDAGTTLEAAEAQVLEYIKQHVPEPGKAPLCGNSVGTDRGFLLRDMPTLESYLHYRIVDVSSVKELARRWFPRAYFNSPDKNGNHRALADIRESIAELRYYREAVFVPQPGPDSETAKAIAAKHKLPAEPESAKQ from the coding sequence ATGAACGATCGCATGGTGTGGATCGACTGCGAGATGACCGGACTCTCGCTGGCGAGTGACGCGCTTATCGAGGTGGCCGCCCTGGTCACCGACTCGGAACTGAACGTGCTGGGTGACGGAGTGGATGTGGTGGTCCGTCCCCCGGCCGAGGCGCTGACCACCATGCCGGAGGTGGTGCGGCAGATGCACACCGCCTCCGGGCTGCTGGCCGAGCTGGACGCCGGGACGACGCTGGAAGCGGCCGAGGCACAGGTGCTGGAGTACATCAAGCAGCACGTGCCGGAGCCGGGGAAGGCGCCGTTGTGCGGTAACTCCGTCGGGACCGACCGCGGCTTCCTGCTGCGCGACATGCCCACCCTGGAGAGCTATCTGCACTACCGGATCGTCGATGTGTCGTCCGTGAAGGAACTGGCCCGGCGCTGGTTCCCGCGGGCGTACTTCAACAGTCCGGACAAGAACGGCAACCACCGGGCGCTGGCCGACATCCGTGAATCCATCGCGGAGTTGCGCTACTACCGGGAGGCCGTGTTCGTGCCCCAGCCGGGGCCGGACTCGGAGACCGCGAAGGCCATTGCGGCCAAGCACAAGCTGCCCGCCGAACCGGAGTCGGCGAAGCAGTGA
- a CDS encoding GlxA family transcriptional regulator — MSQDSAAVPDAARKLAARRRREIVAVLLFSGGPIFESSIPLSVFGIDRQDAGVPRYRLLVCAGEDAPLRTTGGLELSAPYGLEAISRAGTVVVPAWRSITQAPPPAALDALRRAHEEGARIVGLCTGAFVLAAAGLLDGRPATTHWMYAPTLAKRYPSVHVDPRELFVDDGDVLTSAGTAAGIDLCLHIVRTDHGADAANALARRLVVPPRRTASDLGHQRYLDRSLPEEIGADPLAEVVAWALEHLHEQFDVETLAARAYMSRRTFDRRFRSLTGSAPLQWLITQRVLQAQRLLETSDYSVDEVAGRCGFRSPVALRGHFRRQLGASPAAYRAAYRARRPQNGAPEPTLRPERADRPPERERAALAAERFSAAALGGHGLAAEAVDAGRPQPEGYAARLPETPVGRGAARPVLPGQRERPVG; from the coding sequence ATGAGCCAGGACTCCGCTGCTGTACCAGACGCCGCACGCAAGCTCGCCGCCCGACGACGCCGCGAAATAGTCGCGGTGCTCCTCTTTAGTGGCGGCCCCATTTTCGAGAGCTCTATTCCGCTCTCGGTCTTCGGCATCGACCGACAGGATGCCGGTGTTCCGAGGTACCGACTACTTGTGTGCGCTGGCGAAGATGCGCCTTTGCGCACCACCGGGGGGCTCGAACTATCCGCCCCCTACGGGCTGGAGGCGATCTCCCGCGCCGGGACGGTCGTCGTGCCGGCCTGGCGCTCCATCACCCAGGCCCCGCCGCCCGCGGCGCTCGACGCACTGCGCCGCGCGCACGAGGAGGGGGCCAGGATCGTCGGGCTGTGCACGGGGGCGTTCGTCCTCGCCGCGGCCGGACTGCTCGACGGCCGCCCGGCCACCACGCACTGGATGTACGCGCCGACGCTCGCCAAGCGTTATCCGTCCGTCCACGTGGACCCGCGCGAGCTGTTCGTCGACGACGGCGACGTGCTCACCTCCGCGGGCACCGCCGCCGGCATCGACCTCTGCCTGCACATCGTGCGCACCGACCACGGCGCCGACGCGGCCAACGCGCTCGCCCGCCGCCTGGTCGTCCCGCCCCGGCGGACCGCGTCCGACCTCGGGCACCAGCGCTACCTGGACAGGTCATTACCAGAGGAGATCGGCGCCGACCCGCTCGCCGAGGTCGTCGCCTGGGCGCTGGAGCACCTCCACGAGCAGTTCGACGTGGAGACGCTGGCCGCCCGCGCGTACATGAGCCGGCGCACCTTCGACCGGCGGTTCCGCTCCCTCACGGGCAGCGCACCGCTCCAGTGGCTGATCACCCAACGGGTCCTCCAGGCCCAGCGGCTGCTGGAGACCTCCGACTACTCGGTGGACGAGGTCGCCGGCCGCTGCGGGTTCCGCTCGCCGGTCGCGCTGCGCGGCCACTTCCGACGGCAGCTCGGCGCCTCGCCCGCGGCCTACCGGGCGGCCTACCGCGCCCGTCGGCCGCAGAACGGCGCGCCGGAGCCCACACTGCGACCGGAGCGGGCCGACCGTCCGCCGGAGCGCGAGCGGGCGGCGCTGGCGGCCGAGCGGTTCTCCGCGGCCGCGCTGGGCGGGCACGGGTTGGCCGCCGAGGCGGTCGACGCGGGCAGGCCGCAGCCGGAGGGGTATGCCGCACGTCTTCCGGAGACCCCGGTCGGCCGCGGGGCCGCTCGCCCCGTGCTCCCCGGCCAGCGGGAGCGCCCCGTAGGGTGA
- a CDS encoding chaplin — MKRFIKTAAMAAVSSALVLGGAGVATAGDNGGHHGRQGRHHHGRDFGRYDEGGRHGRGAHAKGFAAHSPGVLSGNVIQIPIDLPINVCGNSIDVIGLLNPAFGNHCLNK, encoded by the coding sequence ATGAAGCGGTTCATCAAGACCGCCGCGATGGCCGCGGTCTCGTCAGCCCTGGTGCTGGGGGGCGCGGGTGTCGCAACCGCCGGCGACAACGGTGGTCACCACGGGCGTCAAGGCCGGCACCACCACGGCCGTGACTTCGGGCGTTACGACGAGGGTGGCCGCCATGGCCGGGGCGCGCACGCGAAGGGCTTCGCCGCGCACTCGCCGGGCGTCCTCAGCGGCAACGTCATCCAGATCCCGATCGACCTCCCGATCAACGTGTGCGGCAACAGCATCGACGTGATCGGGCTGCTCAACCCGGCCTTCGGTAACCACTGCCTCAACAAGTGA
- a CDS encoding spermidine synthase, whose amino-acid sequence MGRTRRGRGGPESVTGTVGGGIAELRPDRDRPRGWTLLIDGAPQSHVDLDDPAHLEFSYQRRLGHIADLAAPPGAPLRVVHLGGGALTLARYTAATRPRSTQQVVEIDTPLVQLVRERLPLESGWRIRVRGADARAGLAKIPDGWADLVIADVFAGARTPAHLTSGEFVAEVRRALRPGGLYAANLADGPPLTFLRGQIATVHTVFPELALTAEPAVLRGRRFGNAVLLAGDLPLPVAELTRRAAGDPHAGRVEHGRALLDFTGGAAPVTDATAVLSPAPPAGAFM is encoded by the coding sequence ATGGGAAGAACTAGGCGCGGGCGCGGCGGCCCGGAGTCCGTCACCGGCACGGTCGGTGGCGGCATCGCGGAACTGCGGCCCGACCGGGACCGGCCGCGCGGATGGACGCTGTTGATCGACGGCGCCCCGCAGTCCCATGTGGACCTCGACGACCCGGCGCACCTGGAATTCTCCTACCAGCGGCGGCTCGGCCACATCGCCGATCTGGCCGCCCCGCCCGGCGCACCGCTGCGCGTCGTCCATCTCGGCGGCGGCGCACTGACGTTGGCGCGGTACACCGCCGCGACCCGGCCGCGCTCCACCCAACAGGTCGTGGAGATCGACACCCCGTTGGTCCAACTGGTCCGCGAGCGGCTCCCGTTGGAGAGCGGCTGGCGGATACGGGTGCGCGGTGCGGACGCCCGCGCCGGACTGGCCAAGATCCCGGACGGCTGGGCGGACCTGGTCATCGCGGACGTCTTCGCCGGGGCCCGTACGCCCGCGCATCTGACCAGCGGCGAATTCGTGGCGGAGGTGCGGCGGGCGCTCCGGCCCGGCGGGCTCTACGCGGCCAACCTCGCCGACGGGCCGCCGCTGACGTTCCTGCGCGGGCAGATCGCCACCGTGCACACCGTCTTCCCCGAGCTGGCGCTGACCGCCGAGCCGGCCGTGCTGCGCGGCAGGCGGTTCGGCAACGCCGTGCTGCTCGCCGGGGACCTGCCGCTGCCGGTCGCGGAGTTGACCCGGCGGGCGGCCGGTGATCCGCACGCCGGCCGGGTCGAACACGGCCGGGCGCTGCTGGACTTCACCGGCGGCGCGGCCCCGGTCACCGACGCCACCGCGGTGCTCTCCCCGGCTCCGCCCGCCGGCGCCTTCATGTGA
- a CDS encoding helix-turn-helix domain-containing protein yields the protein MVNKRQDPREDAGAIREVPFSAPVGRPAGVEVLTLAELRERAEACQLSTPHRPGFHHLLALDRGRLIHSVDFREHLLTPGDLLWSRPGQVQHFGDLAGAEGRLVLFESDFLDPATATAARIEDWYGPAVRRPEGAAARALDEALGHLHREFGTLGGLPLEVHLDVLRHLLAVLVLRAAHQGGPADGPDGGTCEAGETYLRFRDAVERGFTRSRRVADYARSLGYAPRTLSRATETAAGVGAKEFIDRRVVLEAKRLLAHGDQPASRIADRLGFADATNFSKFFQRQAGITPIAFRAAVRAGG from the coding sequence ATGGTGAATAAGCGACAGGATCCCCGAGAGGATGCAGGGGCGATCCGCGAGGTGCCGTTCTCCGCGCCGGTCGGGCGGCCCGCCGGGGTGGAGGTGCTGACCCTCGCCGAGCTGCGCGAGCGCGCGGAAGCCTGCCAACTGTCGACGCCGCACCGGCCCGGTTTCCACCACCTGCTGGCCCTGGACCGCGGGCGGCTGATCCACTCCGTCGACTTCCGGGAGCACCTCCTCACCCCCGGGGACCTGCTGTGGTCACGGCCCGGACAGGTGCAGCACTTCGGCGATCTGGCGGGCGCGGAGGGGCGGTTGGTGCTCTTCGAGTCCGATTTCCTGGACCCGGCGACCGCCACCGCGGCCCGGATCGAGGACTGGTACGGGCCCGCCGTACGACGCCCCGAGGGTGCCGCCGCCCGCGCGCTGGACGAGGCCCTGGGGCATCTGCACCGCGAGTTCGGGACGTTGGGCGGGCTGCCGCTGGAGGTGCATCTGGACGTGCTGCGGCACCTGTTGGCCGTCCTGGTGCTGCGGGCCGCGCACCAGGGCGGGCCGGCGGACGGGCCGGACGGTGGGACGTGCGAGGCGGGCGAGACGTATCTGCGGTTCCGGGACGCGGTGGAGCGCGGGTTCACCCGCAGCCGCCGGGTCGCCGACTACGCCCGGTCGTTGGGGTACGCGCCCCGCACGCTCTCCCGGGCCACCGAGACGGCGGCCGGCGTCGGGGCGAAGGAGTTCATCGACCGGCGGGTGGTGCTGGAGGCCAAGCGGCTGTTGGCGCACGGCGACCAGCCGGCCTCGCGGATCGCGGACCGGCTGGGTTTCGCGGACGCCACCAACTTCAGCAAGTTCTTCCAACGGCAGGCCGGGATCACGCCGATCGCGTTCCGGGCCGCGGTGCGCGCCGGCGGCTGA
- a CDS encoding sensor histidine kinase produces MRWALVKVALAVTTMVVVAFAVPLGLVVKEMASDRAYGGAERQAAALGPVLAITTDRTQLERALASAETGPGERIGIHVPAGAQGGGPAEIGARRAAPADIAAAVRLGRASIAQVPGGTALLQPTAVASGIAVIEVYVPDAALTNGVATSWAILAGVGLALVIGSVAVADRLGTRMVRPAGRLAVAAHDLGRGDLGVRVREDGPKELRSAASAFNSMADQVVQLLANERELAADLSHRLRTPLTVLRLNAASLGDGPAAEQTRAAVEQLEREVDQIIRTARAQREQSAQAAAAAGCDAAEVIRERMDFWSALAEDEGRTVRVAGADRPVRVPAARPDLAAALDAMLGNVFRHTPEGTAFAVDVHNADDAVIVLVSDAGPGIADPAAALRRGHGGGGAGSTGLGLDIVRRLAESTGGDVRIGRSVLGGTEVRVWLALDGRRAAGGTRRGHRLRRRLGARRRRGARTAPDAGDRRP; encoded by the coding sequence GTGAGGTGGGCGCTGGTGAAGGTGGCCCTGGCGGTCACCACGATGGTCGTGGTCGCGTTCGCCGTCCCGTTGGGGCTGGTGGTCAAGGAGATGGCGTCCGACCGTGCCTACGGGGGCGCCGAGCGGCAGGCCGCCGCCCTCGGGCCGGTGCTCGCCATCACCACCGACCGCACCCAGCTCGAACGGGCCCTGGCCAGCGCCGAGACCGGCCCCGGCGAGCGGATCGGCATCCACGTCCCGGCGGGCGCCCAGGGCGGCGGGCCGGCCGAGATCGGCGCCCGCCGGGCCGCCCCCGCCGACATCGCCGCCGCGGTCCGGCTCGGCCGGGCCTCCATCGCCCAGGTGCCCGGCGGCACCGCGCTGCTCCAACCCACCGCGGTCGCCTCCGGCATCGCCGTCATCGAGGTGTACGTCCCCGATGCCGCGCTCACCAACGGGGTGGCCACCTCCTGGGCGATCCTGGCCGGCGTCGGCCTGGCGCTGGTGATCGGCTCGGTCGCGGTCGCCGACCGGCTCGGCACCCGGATGGTGCGTCCCGCCGGGCGACTGGCCGTCGCCGCCCACGATCTGGGCCGGGGTGACCTGGGCGTCCGCGTCCGGGAGGACGGCCCGAAGGAATTGCGCTCGGCGGCCAGCGCGTTCAACTCCATGGCCGACCAGGTCGTCCAACTACTAGCCAACGAGCGGGAGTTGGCCGCCGACCTCTCGCACCGGCTGCGCACCCCGCTGACCGTGCTGCGGCTCAACGCCGCCTCGCTCGGCGACGGCCCGGCCGCCGAGCAGACCCGGGCCGCCGTCGAGCAGTTGGAGCGCGAGGTCGACCAGATCATCCGCACCGCCCGCGCCCAACGGGAGCAGAGCGCCCAGGCCGCCGCGGCGGCCGGCTGCGACGCCGCCGAGGTGATCCGCGAACGGATGGACTTCTGGTCGGCGTTGGCCGAGGACGAGGGCCGCACGGTCCGGGTCGCCGGCGCGGACCGCCCGGTGCGGGTCCCGGCCGCCCGCCCCGACCTGGCCGCGGCCCTGGACGCCATGCTCGGCAACGTCTTCCGGCACACCCCCGAGGGCACCGCGTTCGCCGTCGACGTCCACAACGCCGACGACGCGGTGATCGTGCTGGTCTCCGACGCCGGGCCGGGCATCGCCGACCCGGCCGCCGCGCTGCGCCGCGGCCACGGGGGCGGCGGCGCGGGCTCCACCGGGCTGGGCCTGGACATCGTCCGCCGGCTCGCGGAGTCCACCGGGGGCGACGTGCGGATCGGCCGCTCGGTGCTCGGCGGCACCGAGGTCCGGGTCTGGCTGGCGCTGGACGGCCGGCGCGCCGCCGGCGGCACCCGGCGCGGGCACCGGCTGCGCCGCCGGCTCGGCGCCCGCCGCCGACGGGGTGCGCGCACCGCGCCGGACGCCGGGGACCGCCGGCCTTAA
- a CDS encoding beta-N-acetylhexosaminidase, producing the protein MRRPRLLIPLLLVAAAGTAAGASAAPAPGAPAAATPLDRVVPAPAAVRPGGGAFTLGSGTRIRVPAGSGEARRIAGYLAGLLRSATGFPLPVTTRGGADGIVFRLGGRDARGLGEEGYRLTSGGRAVTISAARPAGLFHGVQTLRQLLPAAVEKRSRQPGPWRVAGGTILDTPRYAYRGAMLDVSRHFFTVEQVKRYIDQLAQYKVNALHLHLSDDQGWRIAINSWPRLARYGGSTEVGGGRGGHYSKADYREIVRYAASRYLTVIPEIDMPGHTNAALASYADLNCDGKAPPLYTGTKVGFSSLCVSKKITYEFVDDVLRELAALTPGRYLHIGGDESHSTSHPDYVTFMDTVQPLVAKYGKTVVGWHELTGAHPVKGAIAQYWGRDKTGAAERQRVVDAARRGTRLVLSPADRAYLDMKYDKDTPLGLTWAGYVSVRRSYDWDPGDYLAGVPAGAVLGVEAPMWAETLESSANLEYLAFPRLAGIAELGWSPARTHDWDAYKARLAAQGPRWDAQGIDYYRAPEVPWVGR; encoded by the coding sequence ATGAGACGACCAAGACTGCTGATTCCGCTGTTGCTGGTCGCGGCGGCGGGGACCGCGGCGGGCGCGTCCGCCGCCCCCGCGCCGGGCGCACCGGCCGCCGCCACCCCGCTGGACCGGGTCGTCCCGGCGCCCGCCGCGGTCCGCCCGGGCGGCGGCGCGTTCACGCTCGGCAGCGGGACCCGGATCCGGGTGCCCGCGGGCTCCGGCGAGGCACGGCGGATCGCCGGCTATCTGGCCGGGCTGCTGCGGTCGGCCACCGGCTTCCCGCTGCCGGTCACCACCCGCGGCGGCGCGGACGGCATCGTCTTCCGGCTCGGCGGCCGGGACGCCCGCGGGCTGGGCGAGGAGGGCTACCGGCTCACCTCCGGCGGCCGCGCGGTCACCATCAGCGCCGCCCGCCCCGCCGGCCTCTTCCACGGCGTGCAGACCCTGAGGCAACTGCTGCCGGCCGCCGTCGAGAAGCGCAGCCGGCAACCGGGCCCCTGGCGGGTAGCCGGCGGCACCATTCTCGACACCCCGCGCTACGCCTACCGCGGCGCGATGCTGGACGTCTCCCGGCACTTCTTCACCGTCGAGCAGGTCAAGCGGTACATCGACCAGCTCGCCCAGTACAAGGTCAACGCGCTGCATCTGCACCTCTCCGACGACCAGGGCTGGCGGATCGCGATCAACTCCTGGCCGCGGCTGGCGCGTTACGGCGGCTCCACCGAGGTCGGCGGCGGCCGTGGCGGCCACTACAGCAAGGCCGACTACCGCGAGATCGTCCGCTACGCGGCCAGCCGCTATCTGACCGTGATCCCCGAGATCGACATGCCCGGCCACACCAACGCCGCGCTCGCCTCGTACGCCGACCTCAACTGCGACGGGAAGGCGCCGCCGCTCTACACCGGCACCAAGGTCGGCTTCAGCTCGCTGTGCGTCTCCAAGAAGATCACCTACGAGTTCGTCGACGACGTCCTCCGCGAGCTCGCGGCGCTCACCCCCGGCCGCTATCTGCACATCGGCGGCGACGAGTCGCATTCCACCAGTCACCCGGACTACGTCACCTTCATGGACACGGTGCAGCCGCTGGTCGCCAAGTACGGGAAGACCGTGGTGGGTTGGCACGAGCTGACCGGGGCGCACCCCGTCAAGGGCGCCATCGCCCAGTACTGGGGGCGGGACAAGACGGGCGCGGCGGAGCGGCAGCGGGTCGTCGACGCGGCCCGGCGCGGCACCCGGCTCGTCCTGTCGCCCGCCGACCGCGCCTACCTCGACATGAAGTACGACAAGGACACCCCGCTGGGCCTTACGTGGGCCGGCTATGTGAGCGTCCGGCGCTCCTACGACTGGGACCCGGGCGACTATCTGGCGGGGGTGCCGGCCGGCGCGGTGCTGGGCGTCGAGGCGCCGATGTGGGCCGAGACGCTGGAGAGTTCGGCCAACCTCGAATACCTGGCCTTCCCGCGGCTGGCCGGAATCGCGGAGCTGGGCTGGTCGCCGGCGCGGACGCACGACTGGGACGCGTACAAGGCGCGCCTGGCCGCCCAGGGACCACGCTGGGACGCCCAGGGCATCGACTACTACCGGGCGCCGGAGGTGCCTTGGGTGGGGCGGTGA
- a CDS encoding response regulator transcription factor, giving the protein MARVLVVEDDPFVRSALIRHLTEAGHAVRSVATALEALREVAHVGFDLVVLDLGLPDLDGGEALKMLRGITDVPVIIATARDDEAEIVRLLNDGADDYLTKPFSVEHLSARMAAVLRRSRGAAPGAEPPSRVIRVGGLAIDPLRRQAELDGAALDLTRREFDLLAFLAERPGVVVPRKELLAEVWRQSYGDDQTIDVHLSWLRRKLGETAARPRYLHTLRGVGVKLEPPAVRGAAP; this is encoded by the coding sequence ATGGCACGAGTGCTCGTCGTCGAGGACGACCCGTTCGTACGCTCCGCGTTGATCCGGCACCTGACCGAGGCCGGGCACGCGGTGCGCAGCGTCGCGACCGCCCTGGAGGCGCTGCGCGAGGTCGCGCACGTCGGCTTCGACCTGGTCGTCCTCGACCTCGGACTGCCCGATCTGGACGGCGGCGAGGCGCTGAAGATGCTGCGCGGCATCACCGACGTCCCGGTGATCATCGCCACCGCGCGGGACGACGAGGCCGAGATCGTCCGGCTGTTGAACGACGGCGCCGACGACTACCTCACCAAGCCGTTCTCGGTCGAGCACCTCTCGGCCCGGATGGCCGCCGTGTTGCGCAGGTCCCGGGGTGCCGCCCCCGGGGCGGAACCGCCCTCACGAGTGATCCGGGTCGGCGGGCTGGCCATCGATCCGCTGCGCCGCCAGGCCGAGTTGGACGGCGCCGCGCTCGACCTGACCCGCCGCGAGTTCGACCTGCTGGCCTTCCTCGCCGAGCGCCCCGGCGTCGTCGTCCCCCGCAAGGAGCTGCTGGCCGAGGTGTGGCGGCAGTCCTACGGGGACGACCAGACCATCGACGTCCATCTTTCCTGGCTGCGCCGGAAGTTGGGGGAGACCGCCGCCCGGCCGCGGTACCTGCACACCCTGCGCGGCGTCGGCGTGAAGCTGGAGCCCCCCGCGGTGAGGGGTGCCGCGCCGTGA
- the glmS gene encoding glutamine--fructose-6-phosphate transaminase (isomerizing) has translation MCGIVGYIGKRDVAPLLLEGLARLEYRGYDSAGIALHASGTGKAGGLKTAKAKGRVRELESRLPKRFAGTTGIAHTRWATHGAPTDENAHPHLDTEGKVAVVHNGIIDNAADLRARLTADGVAFASETDTEVLAHLIGRSAAPSLEEKVREALRHIEGTYGIAVLHADFTDRIVVARNGSPVVLGIGEHEMFVSSDVAALVSHTRQVVTLDDGEMATLKADDYRTYTTEGSRTTATPETVEYAAESYDLGGHDTYMHKEISEQAEAVDRALRGRIDDRFSTVHLGGLNLDAREARAVRRVKILGCGTSYHAGQIGAQMIEELARIPSDAEPASEFRYRNPVVDPDTLYVAVSQSGETYDVLAAVQELKRKGARVLGLVNVVGSAIARETDGGIYVHAGPEVCVVSTKCFTNMVVSFALLALHLGRIRDLSVADGKRIIEGLRKLPGQIDEILKGEDEIKRLSALYADAKSMMFIGRVRGYPVAREASLKLKEVSYIHAEAYPASELKHGPLALIEPAMPTVAIVPDDDLLEKNRAALEEIKARSGRILAVAHDEQEKADHTIVVPKNEPELDPILMGIPLQLLAYHTALALGRDIDKPRNLAKSVTVE, from the coding sequence ATGTGCGGGATCGTCGGATACATCGGCAAGCGCGATGTCGCGCCGCTGCTCCTTGAGGGCCTGGCGCGCCTGGAGTACCGCGGTTACGACTCGGCCGGCATCGCCCTCCACGCGAGCGGCACCGGCAAGGCCGGCGGCCTGAAGACCGCCAAGGCCAAGGGCCGGGTCCGCGAGCTGGAGTCCCGGCTGCCGAAGCGCTTCGCCGGCACCACCGGCATCGCGCACACCCGTTGGGCCACCCACGGCGCCCCCACCGACGAGAACGCCCACCCGCACCTCGACACCGAGGGCAAGGTCGCCGTCGTCCACAACGGCATCATCGACAACGCCGCCGATCTGCGCGCCCGTCTGACCGCCGACGGCGTGGCCTTCGCCTCCGAGACCGACACCGAGGTGCTCGCCCACCTCATCGGCCGCTCCGCCGCCCCCAGCCTGGAGGAGAAGGTCCGCGAGGCGCTCCGCCACATCGAGGGCACCTACGGAATCGCCGTCCTGCACGCCGACTTCACCGACCGCATCGTGGTCGCCCGCAACGGCTCCCCGGTCGTCCTGGGCATCGGCGAGCACGAGATGTTCGTCTCGTCCGACGTCGCCGCGCTGGTCTCGCACACCCGCCAGGTCGTCACCCTCGACGACGGCGAGATGGCCACCCTCAAGGCCGACGACTACCGGACCTACACCACCGAGGGCTCGCGGACGACGGCGACGCCGGAGACCGTCGAGTACGCGGCCGAGTCCTACGACTTGGGCGGCCACGACACCTACATGCACAAGGAGATCTCCGAGCAGGCGGAGGCGGTGGACCGGGCGCTGCGCGGCCGGATCGACGACCGCTTCTCCACCGTCCACCTCGGCGGCCTCAACCTCGACGCCCGCGAGGCGCGTGCGGTGCGCCGGGTGAAGATCCTGGGCTGCGGCACCTCGTACCACGCGGGCCAGATCGGCGCCCAGATGATCGAGGAGCTGGCCCGCATCCCCTCGGACGCCGAGCCGGCCTCCGAGTTCCGCTACCGCAACCCGGTCGTGGACCCCGACACCCTCTACGTCGCGGTCTCCCAGTCCGGTGAGACCTACGACGTGCTGGCCGCCGTCCAGGAGCTCAAGCGCAAGGGCGCCCGGGTGCTGGGCCTGGTCAACGTGGTGGGCTCGGCGATCGCCCGGGAGACCGACGGCGGCATCTACGTGCACGCCGGCCCGGAGGTCTGCGTGGTCTCCACCAAGTGCTTCACCAACATGGTGGTCTCCTTCGCGCTGCTCGCCCTGCACCTGGGCCGGATCCGGGACCTGTCGGTCGCGGACGGCAAGCGGATCATCGAGGGCCTGCGGAAGCTGCCCGGCCAGATCGACGAGATCCTCAAGGGCGAGGACGAGATCAAGCGACTGTCGGCGCTGTACGCGGACGCCAAGTCGATGATGTTCATCGGCCGGGTGCGCGGCTACCCGGTGGCCCGCGAGGCGTCCCTGAAGCTCAAGGAGGTCTCGTACATCCACGCCGAGGCGTACCCGGCCTCGGAGCTCAAGCACGGCCCGCTGGCCCTCATCGAGCCGGCGATGCCGACGGTGGCGATCGTGCCGGACGACGACCTGCTGGAGAAGAACCGCGCCGCGCTGGAGGAGATCAAGGCCCGCAGCGGCCGGATCCTCGCCGTCGCGCACGACGAGCAGGAGAAGGCCGACCACACCATCGTGGTGCCGAAGAACGAGCCCGAGCTGGACCCGATCCTGATGGGCATCCCGCTCCAACTCCTCGCCTACCACACCGCGTTGGCCCTCGGGCGCGACATCGACAAGCCCCGCAACCTCGCCAAGTCCGTGACGGTGGAGTAG
- a CDS encoding NAD(P)-dependent oxidoreductase: MSKIALFGANGTIGSRILDEALRRGHQVTAVVRDPAKLTKSDPHLTVVTGDVLDPESVAEVVKGQDVVVSAVGGGDGPGHIATIRPAAEALVAGVRTLGNDAPRLLSVGGAGSLRKPDGTQVWEADRLPVFLLQIMHAHGDALDFYRTVSDVRWTNLSPAATIEPGERTGTYRTAIDDLIVAEDGSSRISAEDYAVALLDEIEQPRHIGERFTVGY; the protein is encoded by the coding sequence ATGTCCAAGATCGCTCTCTTCGGGGCCAACGGCACCATCGGCAGCCGCATCCTCGACGAGGCCCTGCGCCGCGGCCACCAGGTCACCGCGGTCGTCCGCGACCCCGCCAAGCTCACCAAGAGCGACCCCCACCTCACCGTGGTCACCGGCGACGTCCTCGACCCGGAGTCCGTCGCCGAGGTCGTCAAGGGCCAGGACGTGGTGGTCAGCGCGGTCGGCGGCGGCGACGGCCCGGGCCACATCGCCACCATCCGGCCCGCCGCGGAGGCGCTGGTCGCCGGCGTGCGGACGCTGGGCAACGACGCGCCGCGGCTGCTCTCGGTCGGCGGTGCCGGCTCGCTCCGCAAGCCGGACGGCACCCAGGTCTGGGAGGCCGACCGCCTCCCGGTCTTCCTGCTCCAGATCATGCACGCGCACGGCGACGCGCTGGACTTCTACCGCACCGTCTCCGACGTCCGTTGGACCAACCTCAGCCCGGCCGCCACCATCGAGCCCGGCGAGCGCACCGGCACCTACCGGACCGCCATCGACGACCTGATCGTCGCCGAGGACGGCAGCAGCCGGATCTCCGCCGAGGACTACGCCGTCGCCCTCCTGGACGAGATCGAGCAGCCGCGCCACATCGGCGAGCGTTTCACCGTCGGCTACTGA
- a CDS encoding universal stress protein: protein MAGHESPEPADRKQVADPTADLEAAEQKRHACDPAFQHGVVVGFDGSMSSERALAYAIGMARRHGSGLIIVHVANRLPTTVWAGCEPPVFVDVPDHRTEVLGLELACADHLAEVPWILVERGGDICHELEEVGREYEADAIVVGSTHGIVGRIFGSVAGRLARRAQRPVMVIP from the coding sequence ATGGCCGGTCACGAATCCCCCGAACCCGCGGACCGCAAGCAGGTCGCCGATCCGACGGCGGACCTCGAAGCAGCGGAACAGAAGCGCCACGCCTGCGATCCCGCCTTCCAGCACGGCGTCGTGGTCGGCTTCGACGGCTCCATGTCGAGCGAACGCGCGTTGGCGTATGCAATCGGTATGGCCCGCCGCCACGGCTCCGGCCTGATCATCGTCCACGTCGCCAACCGGCTGCCGACGACGGTCTGGGCGGGCTGCGAGCCCCCGGTCTTCGTCGACGTCCCCGACCACCGCACCGAGGTGCTGGGGCTGGAGCTCGCCTGCGCCGACCACCTCGCCGAGGTCCCCTGGATCCTCGTCGAGCGCGGCGGCGACATCTGCCACGAGCTGGAGGAGGTCGGCCGGGAGTACGAGGCCGACGCGATCGTGGTGGGCTCGACCCACGGCATCGTCGGCCGGATCTTCGGCTCGGTCGCCGGCCGGCTCGCCCGCCGCGCGCAGCGGCCGGTCATGGTCATCCCCTGA